One Glycine max cultivar Williams 82 chromosome 6, Glycine_max_v4.0, whole genome shotgun sequence DNA segment encodes these proteins:
- the LOC100798900 gene encoding uncharacterized protein, whose product MPRPGPRPYECMRRAWHSERHQPMRGSIIRQIFRVVAEAHSAATKSNKEWQEKLPIVVLRAEEIIYSKANSEAEYLNPDTLLDRLNDAINTIIRRDETTETGQLLPPCVEAALNIGCKPVRTSRSDRHNPRAYLTSRHQLHPCSISPKTVANNALNFLPVSDSDDHTNKNNYSSLDTLASVVLHHQPLAVETNPSLSLGSVYPLYYGFEVKEPQLRTSIRRSTCSDTIFVGRPVISPALEPCRMDLLENLSCGRVYHAPKRIMKENAVSVAGESQDGECDLSLRLGICLKSNKASSAYGSEDIGLRVSEEGRKFGHSSRQKNEGIMSNANDQSRERGHKVNFPLQWSNANAIM is encoded by the exons atgccGAGGCCCGGCCCTAGACCTTACGAGTGCATGAGGCGAGCTTGGCACAGCGAGCGGCACCAACCCATGAGAGGTTCCATCATTCGGCAAATTTTcag GGTCGTCGCGGAGGCTCACTCCGCGGCTACTAAGAGCAACAAGGAGTGGCAAGAGAAGCTCCCCATAGTTGTCCTCAGAGCCGAGGAAATCATCTACTCCAAAGCCAATTCCGAG GCAGAGTACCTCAACCCCGACACGCTCTTGGACCGACTCAATGATGCCATCAACACCATCATACGCAGAGACGAAACCACCGAGACCGGTCAGCTTTTGCCGCCATGCGTTGAAG CTGCACTTAATATTGGTTGCAAGCCAGTGAGAACATCAAGAAGTGATAGGCATAACCCCAGGGCTTACCTTACCTCCAGACATCAACTACATCCTTGTTCTATTTCTCCCAAAACTGTTGCCAACAATGCTTTAAACTTTCTTCCAGTGTCGGATTCTGATGATCACACCAACAAAAATAACTATTCCTCATTAGACACTTTGGCTTCTGTTGTTCTTCATCACCAACCCTTGGCAGTGGAAACTAACCCCTCATTGAGCCTGGGTTCGGTTTACCCATTATATTATGGTTTTGAAGTCAAAGAGCCTCAACTAAGGACCAGCATCCGAAGAAGTACTTGTTCGGATACAATATTTGTTGGAAGACCGGTTATTAGTCCAGCCTTGGAGCCATGTAGAATGGATCTATTAGAAAACTTGTCCTGTGGTAGAGTCTATCATGCTCCAAAAAGAATTATGAAAGAAAATGCTGTAAGCGTTGCAGGTGAGTCGCAAGATGGGGAATGTGATTTGTCTTTGAGGTTGGGTATATGTTTAAAGAGCAACAAAGCAAGTTCAGCATATGGATCAGAAGATATTGGGTTAAGAGTGTCTGAAGAGGGCAGGAAATTTGGCCATTCGTCTCGACAGAAAAATGAAGG AATTATGTCTAATGCAAATGATCAATCGAGAGAGAGAGGCCATAAGGTGAATTTTCCATTACAGTGGTCAAATGCAAATGCAATTatgtaa
- the LOC100799422 gene encoding umecyanin: protein MARKVGLNFIGCSIVAMVFIIGVAEATDYIVGEGFGWSVPSNESFYTDWASTKRFFVGDNLIFNISGEHSVGIRTEATYYENCNTSLLTGFTFIGVNGSNSMFRHNIIPPTGPRYFLCTVGNHCERGQKFSISVESHPDSAAPTTLSFRILSAFLSSLAVYFFTVTS, encoded by the exons ATGGCAAGGAAGGTGGGTTTGAATTTTATAGGGTGCTCCATCGTTGCAATGGTTTTCATAATTGGTGTGGCTGAAGCAACAGATTATATCGTTGGTGAAGGCTTCGGATGGAGCGTTCCCTCCAATGAGAGCTTTTATACAGACTGGGCTAGCACCAAGAGATTCTTCGTTGGTGACAATCTCA TTTTCAACATCAGCGGAGAGCATTCGGTGGGAATTAGAACAGAGGCTACTTATTATGAGAATTGCAACACCAGCTTATTAACTGGTTTCACGTTCATAGGCGTCAATGGGAGTAATTCGATGTTTCGACATAATATTATTCCTCCAACTGGGCCTCGCTATTTCCTCTGCACCGTTGGAAATCACTGTGAAAGAGGCCAGAAGTTTAGTATCAGCGTTGAGTCTCATCCTGATTCCGCTGCTCCTACTACACTGTCATTCAGAATCTTATCTGCATTTCTCTCTAGCTTGGCTGTGTATTTCTTCACTGTTACTAGTTAG